The DNA segment CAACCACACTCCAGGCTTTAGACagattttgccagtttttctttcCACCCCAGGATCCAGGCCAGGGTCCTGAGCTGCATTTAGTTGCCATGGCTCCTCTGATCCCCTTGTGGTCATCTCTCAGCTTACGCGGTGCTGGCCTTCTGTCCTGCAGAATGTCCCCCATATCAGTGGCCAGCTGTTTCTCTCATGAAAGAAACCCACAGGGCCAAGGGCCCATCTCTGCTCATCCTCAGGGGACTATGAGATCCATGCATCACTGGTGAGGTTAACCTTCATCCCTGGCCAAGGTTGGATCTGGCACAGGTCTCCACCAAGgactatttttccctttccttattCTCTTCTGTGAGAGCAAGTCACTAAGTCTAGCCTACCTTCAATGGAAGGTGGTTAGAGTAAGCTCTACCTGCTGGAGGGGGAACACCTACATATCCTACCTGGAATCTTGGCCTGGTTCTTTATATcaatgccttttttctttttggccatgccacgtggcacgtgcaatcttagttctccaaccaagaactgaacctgtgcttcctgcagtggaagcacggagtcttaaccactggcccaccagggaagcctggttctTTATATCAACATGGACTCCAGTGCATCTGCTTTATTTTCCGGGTTACAACCAAATGCCACCTGATTTGTTTCCTTGTTCAACCTGTCCCCAATAGCAACTGATTTTCATTCAACCTGTCCGGCCTCTGGGCCCTGGGAGCTGCTCTGTCCCAGACACCTGCCCATCCTTTGGTTTTCCCAccacttccttcttttctggGTCTACAAGCTTCCTGGCCCTAGAATCAGCTGTTCCTCCAAGGAGCCCTTGTTTATCTGCATATTGTTAACTTTAGAGAATGCAACCCAGGGACTTTCCTTGTTATCCAGTTAAGGCTCTGTTAAacctgctcccagtgcagggggcacaggctcactccctggtgggggaactgactccacatgctgcacagAGCAGTCAAAAAAGGAAGTGCTACACAGGTGTTTGGAAGCGGGGAGGGGGGTCATCTGGCCAATCAACTTTCAAGCTTTCAAGCACTGTTCCAGAGCAAACCCTCATCCCACCCCGCGTGCCCTGCCCTGGGTCCTCACTGAGCACTGATGGTCTCAACTCCGCCTTCTGCTGTCCTTACTGCAGGTCTCAACGGGATTTTCTGACCCTGAGGATGGGGTTCCACTCTGCAGGCAGGCCCTGATCTAGCTGTGACCTGAGGGTCACACGTTGTAATTAACTACAGCCAACTTTTTGTGCAACAAGTCTTTAGTGTCTGCTCAtcttggtgatgggacagggaagcctggtgtgctgcagtccacggggtcgcagagtcagacacgactgagctactgaactgaatctttcttTAGGGTCCACAGACTGAAGATGAAGGGCCCTCCCTAAGTAGAGCAGGGGTCAAGTTCATGTTTCCAAAGTACAAATCTCAGTGTCCTCCCGGTGGTGCAGACCGTAAGGCCTCCCACAGCTTCCCTGCCCCTCGGCCTCCCCACCTGGCCTTCACCCTGGGTGGGGGGGTCCCTCCTACTCACCTCTGCCCTCTGGACACCCAGCAGTCACCTCACATCTCTCCCAGGGCATCTCCCTGATCGCCCGCCCCTCCACGACCCTGGGAGGAGGCGGGGTTTCCCGCCTCCTCTGCCAGCCTGAGTCTGTGTCCGCGGCCGCCTTCATGGACCACACTCAAGGGAGGCTCAAGACACACATCTCCAGTGGGGATGTGGGGGTGGCAGGCTACTCTTCAGCTCACATGGTGGCCTCAGACCCTGCCATGGGCCCCGGTGTGCCAAGGGGGCCAGATGGAGCCTCGGGATTCTGAGGAGGGTCAGGTAGAGCCCTGGGGCCCCGGCAGCTCCCTCACCAGCCTCACCGCTGCTTCCCCTTAGGTGGTGAAGCGGGTCCTGGCCCAAACCAGCAGCGGGGGCTTCTGTGGGAACGACGGCTTCATGCACTTGACCTTGGCCAGCCTGCCTTTCGGAGGAGTGGGTAGGTACCATCTCTCACCTCCCCCCGTTCCCCTCCGCAGAGCCTGGAGTGGAACCTTCCACGCCGGTCCTGGCACTTCCATCCGCAGGCGGACCCACAGACACACAACTTAGGTTGTTTTCAACATCACTGTGATTTCCGTCCACGGTGCCTGCTGCGGCTTTTCTCCCCGAATGGCCTGGCAGCGCGTGCAGGGCGGCCCGGCTGTGCTCTCTACTCCACATGCGGCTACACGCGGCTCCTCCGAGCCCTCCCACACCCCCTCGGGCCCATGACGGAGATGGGGGGCTGCTGTCAGCTCTCCcctgcaccaggccctagcagcCCCCAAGCTGGCTGCAAGGTCCTGGCCTCTGAGGCTGGCCCCAGCAAGCCCGATGGCTGTGTGAGGTGGGGCCACCACGGCCCCTCTCTGAGCGACCGCGTCCTCAGGGGACGAGAGGGCCCACAGTGGGCACCGCAGTAAATGACTGgcagggcctggcgggctgccctGGTGGTCACAGGCCCTCCCAGGGCTGGGCACGGACCGACCCCCTTCTGGAAGTCCCGCccccagcccacctggctccccacCTCCAGGCCCAGTCCCTCCTCCTCAGGGAAGTGAGCGGGTCTGTCGGTGGGTGAACCTGGTCCTGTTACTCCCCTGACGAAGCCCCCCATAATTCCCAGCCCCTGACGGAGCCACAGGACCCCAACTCAGCTTCTGGAGGCTGGCCCTGCCTGGCCTGGCCGTGGAGTCCTGCTCCCGCCTCCTCTCCCGTTTCCCTAGCTGCTGCCTCAGCCACACGGAGCTTGACCTGGGTCCCAGCACAGCCAGGTCACCCACCTCCAACGCTCTCTTGAGTTGTCCCTCAATCTGGGGCCTTCCTGCCCCCACATGCCCACTTTATCTGGTCAATGCCATATCCCTCAGGCCTCACCcactccaggaagccctctcagATTGCCCCTGCTTCCATCAGGCTGCATCCCCTGGACTTCCTACTACCTGGTCCTTGACTGCCTCCCTACCTAGCTAGACATTGTGGACTCAACACAGCACTCACTGTACCTATGGGGCTGAACACTTGTTCCCACGACTCTAGAAGGTAGTGCCACTGTCACCCCATGTCACAGAGAGAGACCAGGCGAAGTCACTTGCCAGTTcaaagctgggattcaaacctagGGAGTCACCCCAGAATCCACTGTAGGGTTGCTTTCCTTACTTTCCATCTtgcctccctctttttttttttttaactgaagtatatttgatttacaataatgtgttggtttcagcaattcagttttatacacacagacacacacacacactacttccctgtagctcaaatggtgaagaatctgcttgcgatgcaggacaccagggttcgatccctgggttggggccACTCACCCACCGTCCACCCATCTTGCCCCAGACCTGGCGTCCTCAACATTTATTTGACTGGGTGCTGGTGCCAGGGTGGGGCTAAGCCCTTTACCCACAGCATCTCATGACTAGCCCactttacaggtggggaaaccaaggctcaggggATGAAGCAGCCCACCCAGGTCCTACCCCGTGACCAGCAGAGCCCAGTGTGTCTGACAGCCCTCGGCTGGCCACTGGGGGGCCTGACCGTCGCGCCCCCTGCCCCTCTGGGGGGCCTGACCGTCGCGCCCCCTGCCCCTCTGGGGGGCCTGACCGTCGCGCCCCCTGCCCCTCTGCAGGCAGCAGTGGGATGGGCAACTACCACGGCAGGTTCTCCTTCGACACCTTCTCCCACCACCGCGCCTGCCTGCTGCGCCCCCCGGGGCTGGAGAAGATCTACGCCATCCGCTACCCGCCCCACACTCCGCGCAACTTGAGGGTGCTGCTGATGGCTATGGGGACCCGCAGCTGCAGCTGCACCCTGCTCTGAGCCCACCCCAGGCACGGGGGCACCGAGCGTCCCTCCCAGCCCACGTCCACGAGTCCTCTGCTGCCGTGGACACCTGAGGCTGGCAGAGACACGACCTGGGATCCACGACGCAGGGGGAAAGGATCTGCCAAGGCCTCAGTCCAGACCAGTGCttgccttcctcccttctcttttcaGGCCCTCAGCTGCCCCCCAACCAGGATGGGCCAAGGTGTGGGAGCGTGGGAAACTGTAGCCTGCTCTCTAGCTCCCAGACTGGCCACCTATGTCCCAGGAGAGTCGGGCAGCTGTGGGCACTTCTCGGGACCCCTCTTTCTGTGGAGGGGTGCAGAAGGGGCCCTGGCATCTGGTCCATGCCCTGCTGTGGACCTGCCATGACCTGGGTCGTccctgccctctctgagcctgcccCCCTATCTCATGTACAGAGGAGGTGATGAACATCATCTCCTGAgatcattgtgaggattaaattttgGAACATAATTGCGGACTCCAAGCTCCAGCGTCCTGTCTCCTGATTCGGGTGGGGGGACACTGCCTCCCttgtctctctccccacctctccctccaGGAAAGATTGATGAGATGCCCGCAGTAGATCCCCCTTCCCTTCAGCTTGGGCCCCAGAGGTGCTCTGAACATGCTCCTGTCCCCCAAATGGCTGGCCCTGGGCATCCTCCCCCTCCATGTCCCACCCTGGGCTCATCCGTCTCCCTGACCTGCTCATCCTCCTGAACCTTGATGCTATGGAGTGGTCCCCACCCATTCAGCTGTCAAACTCCCAAGCCTCCTGCTGGACACTCCCTTCTACCTCCCAAGTCCCATCTTTGAGCAATTCCTGATGATTCGATGACGCCACAGATCTCCCCAATTCACACTCTAAAGGCTGTGCCCAGGGCCATCCATCACCTACCCTCTTCCCGCAGGCCCGGTCCTTCTCCTCAGTGCACCCACAGACCTTCCCAAAGCCCACTGGACCATGCCAGGCCTCAGCCTGAACCCCTTCACTGGCTCCCTCTAGCCCACGTCTGGACGGGAAATGTCCCTTCGGAGGCTCTGCCACAGCCCCGCGTTCGCCCTGCACCGCCATCCTCGTCCTCTTCTGATGCCCTTGATGTGTCCTGCTCACGCCCTGGGCGCGCCCTCTGGCCCTTCTTGTTCTGCCCAACCCCTCCGTGCTCTCTGCTTGGATGTCAGCTCTTCCAGGAAGACCTCCTTGTCCACATTCCACTCCTGGCCCCCCTCTCCCCCCCAAGATACGGGCGGCCTTCGGGGTCTTCTCAGTGTCTGCAGCCTCCCAGTTCCCTCTGCAACACAAGTCACCGGGAGGAAACATGGGTTTGTTTGGTGGCTGTTTGGGTTATGGGGCTCCCAAGTCGTATACATCCAGGAGCGGTTGAGGCGGCCGCACTGCGCGGCTCTCAAGGATTGGCCCAAGCTCCTGCACAAGCCCgggtctcagttttcccattcGTAAATCGTTCCTCCACATAGGGTtgtggtgaggattaagtgaagCTGCCCGGGTGGAGGTTTGGCATAGAGCAAGCACAGCTATGATGATAAAGCGTCTGcatgcagtgcgggagacccaggttcgatcgctgggtcggaaagatcccctggagaagggaatggcaacccattccagtattcttgcctggagaatcctaactGGAGGATTCCTGACTGGAGGGCTccaaagtgaaagcgaaagtcgctcagtcgtgtccgactctttgtgaccccatggactgtatatggaattctccaggccagaataatacagtgggtagccttttccttctccaggagatctttccaacccagggatcgaacccaggtctcccgcattgcaggcagattctttactagatgagccacagggaagcccaaaagcctACCAAGGCCCAACTATGGTGCAGAATCACCGTTATCACCCGTACCCCGCCGGGGCGCAGCGCGTCTCCCTTCACCCGGAGGGCCCGGTCGGATAGGAGCTGCACCCTGAAACCACTCCTCGGATGTCCCGCCTCTAAGGGTTCGGGAGTCCACGCCCCTTCGCCCTTCCAGCGCCTGCTCTTCCCTAGCCAATCGGGAGAAGATTGTCTTTTATCCCGCCTCCTTCGGCTGCACCGCCAGCCAATCAGACCACGCCATGGAGAGTCAGCGCGGAAATGGCGAAGCCAGCCGGCCCAATGGCAGCGTCTCGGGAGGCAGGCTCCGCCTCTCTGCGGACGGGCGGCGCCGCACCGGACGGAGCGGCCGCGCTTCAAGGTGGGTGATGCGGTCTCAGCCCTTAAGGCCGAGTCTAGGCAGCGCGGCATCGGGGGGCGGGGGTGCGGCCCCCGTGGGCCCTGCCGGCTCCGCGCCCAGGTTTCACCTCGGCCTGCTCAGCACGCGCGGCCGCCGTGTCCTTGGGCGTGCAGCCGGGGGCGGGGGTGACCGAGACGCCGGCGGCCTCCAGGGCGCATGCGCCGCCGACTCCGTGGGGTCAGAGGTCGGGAGGAAAGTTAAGGAAGGAGCCGGTTTGGGCACCTGACCCTGAAGTCAGCGGTCGAAAGAAATGGGCCCGCCAGAGGTCGCAGGTCACGGGAAGGGCACTTTGCGGCTCTGGCTAAGTGCCAGGCTCTGGGCTAAACCCGTGGCCTCTTCGAGCCCCCCTCCATCCTCCTGACCCCCTtattacagaggagaaaacccaAGGTCATTCGGCAGGCAGGGAGGCAGTTCCAGAAGGACCTTGATgcggggggcaggggagaggaatTTGATCTTGAGGGTTATTTAAGCCTTTAAGGGGTCCCAGCAGGGGAAGGCTGGGGGGTGTGAAGGGTGGGGTTTGGCCTGGTTCACATCAGGAACCCTCCCTTCAGTATgcgactttgggcaagtcacttaacatgACAGTGTCTCACCTGTGATCcctagcactgtgcctggcacggCTAGCTCTCAATAAATGCAAGTCAGTGTTACTTGGGTCAGGTTGGAGGTTGAGAGGGGCAGCTGCTGGGAACAGGGAGGCCATCTGTGCCTCTGGCAGGAACGAGGGTGAGCAGGGGCCGAGACGCCACAGTGGCGTGCTGGAGTTTCATATGGGGAGGACCACACCTGTCTGGGACCCACCTGTGCCTGCCTCTCTTTTCACACCCCACAGATGCGCTGCCTGACCATGCCCACGCTACTTCGGGccctggcccaggcccaggccgcACGTGCAGGTAGGACCAAGGGCACCTTTCCAGGGTGTGGGCGCCCAGCCTCCTGGCATGAGGTCACATCTGCATGGCGTAACCCTTCTCCTTGCAGGGCATGCCAGTGGCCGGGGCCTTCACAGCAGTGCAGTGGCAGCCACCTACAGTGAGTCCCGGGGTGCCTCGAGCCTCAGGCTTGGTGATCATGGTCCTGCCGGGGGCAGGGGCGAAGGCCTGGGTTCTCGTCCTGGCTTTGCTGGGGGCTCCCCCTCTCGAAGCCTGTTTCCCCTCTGTAAAACGAAGCGGGTGATCAAGATGATTCATGGGGGAGGGGTCTGTTATTGCAGGGCAgcgggggtggggttgggggggggggtcctttCCTGTGGCTGTGCCTGTGATCTCAGACCTCCCTGCGTGGGACCAGGAGGGGACTGCCAGGTGTGAGCCCTGGGAGCCTGTACCTCCTCCTCAGGACCCGAGCACCCAAGCCCCACCTGCGTCCCCTCCGGGCCTGGATGGCCACACAGGCGGAGGGAGAAGCAGGCCAGGGCTGCCCCTGGCCGGAGGCCAGCCTCGAGGGTTACTGAGGCAGGGGGCGTTTGGTGAATGAACAAGCCCCCCAGGGACCCAGATCTTATGTCTAGGAGGCCAGGCCTCATCTCCTGAGCTGGAGTCCTTGAAGAGGGCCTGTGCGTGGTCCCTGCCATGGCctctctgcccacctcccctgCAGAGTATGTGAACCTGCGGGAGCCCGCGATGGACATGAAGTCGGTGACCGACCGGGCAGCACAGACCCTGCTGTGGACCGAGCTCGTTCGAGGTGGGCCCGGGGGATGGGAGGCTCAAGGCAGGCTCAGGGTGGGTAGAgatgtgggagggaggagggccccCCTCCACTGCGCCCGTGCTGCCCCCAGGCCTGGGCATGACCCTGAGCTACCTGTTCCGCGAGCCGGCCACCATCAACTACCCGTTTGAGAAGGGCCCACTGAGCCCGCGCTTCCGCGGGGAGCACGCGCTACGCCGATACCCATCCGGGGAGGAGCGCTGCATCGCCTGCAAGCTCTGTGAGGCCGTCTGCCCTGCCCAGGTATGCCCCGACCCCAGCTGACCGCCACCCTGACCCCGGCCGCTGGGAAGGGGTGGCCACAGTCTgctgcagagagaaagagaagcgGGCAGCCCTGGGTCCCAGTTCTCAACCCCCTGCTGGGTGtgtccccagggaagtcccctcccgCTCTGAGCCACTTGCCCCGGGATAGGAACCATGAGGCCTTTTTGCCGGAGCCGACTCAGAGGTGGTGAGTCAATGGAGGGAAGCTTCCAGTCCTGAGCAGACCACAGGACACACTTGGGGCCTGCCCTTGGGGGTCTGGTCGTGAGTGTGAGAGCCAGGCCAGAGCCACCACTTTGACATGGTGCAGCAGCAGTGTCAGGAGCCCTGCCTACACGTGCGCCCTTCACAGGGCCGGACCCGGGGCCACTCGGGCCACAGCCGGGCCGCCTGCTGCCCCTGGCTGCAGCTCCTTTGAGCCCCTGGCATTTGGTTCTGTCTGAGGGTCCCGCACGGACTGCCAAGAGTCACAGCCTGTGGGTGCAGAAACAGACAAAGTGGGGGGCGCTCAGGTGGTGGATGTGCCCGGCAGTACACAGCAGTCACAGGGTCCTCACTGTCCACACAGCGTCCCCCTCCCAGCGGTTGCTCAGGACGGCTTCCGCCCGAGTCCTGGCTCGTCTCCTGCATCACTCCCAGGTTCTGCAGCCCATGAGCTGTGACCTTGCAGTCCCCAGTCTCTGGAGCACATAGGAGCCCCCCCAGAAATAACAGTGGCATCTGGGCAGTGAGTGCCAACCATAGACCAGCACTGTGCCAAGCTCATGACCTCTCTCTGCAGCAGCTCTAGGTGGTCAgggttattatccccatttttatagaggaggaaactgaggcacaaagagagaGGCTGCTAGGCAAAGGTCCCTCTGTGAGTGGTGGGCCTTATGCTCCTGGGGACGTCTCAGGGCCATGGCCACATCCCTTTGAAGGTCCTCGCCTCTGCGGAAGCCCTGGGCCACCCCTTCCTTCGGCGGTGCCAGGCTGCACCCGGGAACTGAGAGTTAAGGACCTGTGTTTGAGTCTGGGCTCTGCCCCTCGTTTACTCCTTGGCTTTGGGAAGGCCCTccacctttctgagcttcagttttctcatccattaaGTGGAGATAACTAGGTGTAGTTGGGAGGGTTGTTCAACTTGCAGCCAGCAGAAAGTGCATTATTTACAGGGTGAAACCCCCTGGGGCTGCAGGTGCTATGGTGTGCCAGGCAGGCAACAGCCCTCTCCTCGTGGGACTCGCGTCCTCGGGCAGGAGGTGCTGGCCGATAGCAAATGAGAGTGTCGGCTCGGGCAAGCATGCAGAGGCCGGCCTCATGGCCATGCCACGTGGCCTCTTAGGAGGGGAGTCAGGAAAGGCCCACGAGGGCTGAGAGTGGACGACAGAGGAGCCTTTCTGTAGGCCCATGCAGGGCTGAATCCTGTGCCAGGGGCCAGTGTGGCTAGCAGCTGACAGTCCCCTGTGCCACCGCCCAGGCCATCACCATCGAGGCTGAGCCGCGGGCCGATGGCAGCCGCCGGACCACGCGCTACGACATCGACATGACCAAGTGCATCTACTGCGGCTTCTGCCAGGAGGCCTGCCCCGTGGACGCCATCGTGGAGGTGAGTGGGGCCCCgcggtgggggaggagggggcgggagcTCCTGGGAGGGGCCTGACTCACCTGCTCCTGCTCCCTGCCCGCAGGGCCCCAACTTTGAGTTTTCCACGGAGACGCATGAGGAGCTTCTGTACAATAAGGAAAAGCTGCTCAACAACGGGGACAAGTGGGAGGCCGAGATCGCCGCCAACATCCAGGCCGACTACCTGTACCGATAACCGGCTGGCCGCAGCCCCTCCTGCCCAATAAAAAGCTCTGACCTCCCCCACTGCCTCCGTCATGCGTCTGCTGTCTGGGCCGGGACCGTCCGCAGCCTGTGGATTCTTCCGTTGGATCAGATCCTTGGACCAAGTTGCCTTCCTGTGGGACCTGCCAGGCCCTCCCTGTGGCTGGGCCCCAGCCCACAGCAGCCCGCGGCCCACACGTCTTCCTGGGCTTATTCCACAAAGGCTTAGCTGAAGGTCGGCTCAGGGCACTGTTTGCATAATCCTGTGTGTCCAGTTGGTGAGGCCGGGGCCTGTCCTCTCCTGAGGACCACCCACAGCTGAGACCCTTGAGAACCTAGAGCCTTCTGAGAAAGGGGGCTCTCCAGAAATAAGTTGGGCAAAGTCTCATTTGCCCAACCGCAGGCAGAAGTACATCAAGTAGCAGGAACTTGGAAAGGCCAGGGCATCCTTGccaggggtggagtgggggaagGCTGCTCTGGGGTAACAGTCACGAGGGGATGACACAAGCCCTGCTGCCCGTGAGCTGGCGTTGCCTGTCCTCCAGCCACATCCCTTTCCTCCCCAGGTTCCTCGGAGCAGACTGCTCGCGTGGCCTCTGCTGCTCAGCACTTCCTGCTTTGTGGCCCCGGCAAGGCCATGTGGTCCCTTCTGGGGCCCGGTGCCAGAAGAATAGCCCCCACAACAGCCCCTTCTGACTTGGTGCCGAGCGGTGTGAGAGTATTTCAGTTCATTCTCAGCAGTGAGGAAgctggctcagagaggtgaagtgacttgctcaaggtcacacagcacacaTCTTGAGGAAAAAACTAACTGAGGTCTGAGAGATCTCAAGAATTCCCTTCATCATTTCCAAAAGTGCTTTTTTACAAAACACTAATCTCCCCAGATGCATCTTAGAAGGGGGAGGGTGTTCTTTGGATCAGTAAGTGTAGGAAGTGCCCCAAGGGGCCTCTCCTGGGACAGGCTCTGCCCGGGAGCATATTCAAGGCTCTGAGAAGGCCTGCAGCAGAGAAGCCCAGACTTTGCCCAATTCATTCCCGGAGACCCCCCTTTCTCAGACCACCTGTTGACATATGGGCCTGCTTACCAGGACCTGCTGGGCCATCTCCCAGGACCTGTGTGGTCCCACCATTGGCCAAGGTTTGGGGGACCTTACATCCCAcagggtggctcagaggtaagaaGTACAGGACCAGAAAGGACAACTTGAGCCCTGGGAGTGCCAATGAGTCCAGCACTGTTAGTCCTGGCGGCTGCTGGCAGCAGGAACTCCAAAAAACAGGCCAGCTGTCAGAGGCAGGCTTGAATATCCTAAATCACTTctagttttgctttcttttcagacATAGCTTGACATTGAGTCTATCTGTACACAGGGAaattgttcactcagtcatgtccaactctttctgaccccatgaactgcagcacaccaggcttccctgtctttccccatttcccagagtttgcttaaacttacGTCCATTCatccgatgatgccatccaaccgttttgccctctgttgcccccttctgccctcaatcttttccagcattggggtcttttctaatgagctggccttttgcatcagttggccaaagtattggagcttcagcatcagtccttccaatgaatattcagggttgatttcctttaggattgaatgatttgatctccttgctgtccaagggattctcaagagtcttctctagcaccacagatGAACCTGTCCAGCCCCTGACTTAATTCCTTCCCTTACTGCTGGGTCAGAGTGCAGCTCTTAAGGCCATTTTGAAACATGTTAAGAGTTCCAGTTTGCCCTACACAGGAAGCACTGACCTGAGGCCCCCAGTGGTACTAAGTTCAATTGTGTTGAAGTTTCTCCTTGAAAGTAACCCTACCAAAAGTGTCCCCCACTCTTCTGAAGACACCTTGGCTGTGACTCAGTTTCCAGCCCCCAGCTCTGGGGCTCCATTTGCCCACCCCTCAGAgacccttgggcttcccttatagctcagttgggagagaatctacctgcaatgcaggagacccaggttcagttccttcaatttgagaagatcccttggagaaggaaatggcaacccactccagtattcctgcctggagaatcccatggatggaggagcctggcgggccacagtccatggggtcacacgagctggatacgacttagcgactacaccaccaccaccagaggcCCCTCCTCTGCTGTGGGGGTTCAAGGATCACCAGATCTGACGGGCCCCAGTGGGTACAGTCTTGGCCCGTCCAAAGTGCAGGCAGCTGGACAGTGGTGACCCACAGGCTGGGACCGGACAGGCTGCATGCAGCTAATTAGGAGTAAGGACACAGGGACAAGTCCAGTCACAGGAGCAGCGACAGTGAGGGCAGCGCACTGCCCAGTGCCTGCTGGCTGCGGTCTGCCGCCTGGCCCTCGGGGTCCTG comes from the Odocoileus virginianus isolate 20LAN1187 ecotype Illinois chromosome 28, Ovbor_1.2, whole genome shotgun sequence genome and includes:
- the NDUFS8 gene encoding NADH dehydrogenase [ubiquinone] iron-sulfur protein 8, mitochondrial — encoded protein: MRCLTMPTLLRALAQAQAARAGHASGRGLHSSAVAATYKYVNLREPAMDMKSVTDRAAQTLLWTELVRGLGMTLSYLFREPATINYPFEKGPLSPRFRGEHALRRYPSGEERCIACKLCEAVCPAQAITIEAEPRADGSRRTTRYDIDMTKCIYCGFCQEACPVDAIVEGPNFEFSTETHEELLYNKEKLLNNGDKWEAEIAANIQADYLYR